A genomic segment from Diospyros lotus cultivar Yz01 chromosome 5, ASM1463336v1, whole genome shotgun sequence encodes:
- the LOC127802040 gene encoding flavin-containing monooxygenase FMO GS-OX5-like isoform X6, with translation MGRSVKVAVIGAGISGLLAARELKREGHQVVVFERYNRIGGIWVYDPRVESDLLSLDPNREVILGSAYLSLRTNLPRPIMSFTDYPFRMRKETDSYFPGHVEVLEFIQSFAKDHGLVELIRFEKDVVRVERVDESRNDQWVVEWRTRVNESEWEKESEVFEAVVICNGHHTTPRVADFPGFEKFPGRQVHSHNYRVPDPYKNEVVVMIGAGASTYDLCREVSKVAKEVHLASRAPDAQVSRLNDYPNVWQHLKIVDVSEDGTVTFEEGSSIRADTIVHCTGYSYDFPFLKTNGIVTVDENRVGPLYKHVFPPKLAPYISFVGLPQRAMLFYTFELEARWIAGALSGKFRLPSEEDMLGDTEAYYRKMEEHEVGKQHTHSIFPLQHDHHDWLAAEVGVVAPSDRLKKIHGHILTLVKMQRDNVRDDIDREMKLEDEADRTQSWYLGEP, from the exons GTGGTGGTCTTCGAGCGCTACAACCGGATCGGCGGCATCTGGGTCTACGACCCCCGAGTCGAGTCCGATTTGCTCAGTCTGGACCCGAACCGGGAAGTGATTCTCGGCAGCGCCTATCTCTCTCTCCGGACGAACCTTCCCCGGCCGATCATGAGCTTCACAGACTACCCATTCCGCATGAGGAAAGAGACGGATTCGTACTTCCCAGGCCACGTGGAGGTGCTGGAGTTTATTCAGAGCTTCGCCAAGGATCATGGGCTGGTGGAGCTGATCCGGTTCGAGAAGGACGTGGTTCGGGTGGAGCGAGTCGACGAGAGCCGGAACGACCAGTGGGTGGTGGAGTGGCGGACTCGGGTGAACGAGTCGGAGTGGGAGAAGGAGTCGGAGGTTTTCGAGGCCGTCGTCATTTGCAATGGTCACCACACTACCCCAAGGGTTGCCGATTTTCCTG GTTTTGAGAAATTCCCAGGGAGGCAAGTGCACAGCCATAATTATCGGGTCCCCGACCCATATAAAAATGAG GTGGTGGTGATGATCGGAGCGGGAGCAAGTACATACGATTTGTGCAGAGAAGTCTCCAAAGTGGCGAAAGAAGTTCATCTTGCTTCCAGAGCTCCCGATGCCCAGGTCTCCAGGTTGAATGATTATCCCAACGTTTGGCAACATTTGAAg ATTGTGGATGTCTCCGAAGATGGCACCGTAACCTTCGAGGAGGGATCGTCTATTCGAGCAGACACCATCGTCCACTGTACTGG GTATAGCTACGATTTTCCGTTTTTGAAGACGAATGGAATCGTGACAGTGGATGAGAACCGTGTTGGCCCATTGTACAAACACGTCTTCCCGCCCAAGCTCGCTCCTTACATCTCTTTCGTCGGATTACCCCAACGG gCTATGCTTTTCTATACATTCGAATTGGAAGCCCGGTGGATCGCCGGCGCCCTGTCGGGCAAATTCCGGCTGCCGTCGGAAGAGGACATGTTGGGGGACACCGAAGCGTACTACCGGAAGATGGAAGAGCACGAAGTGGGGAAGCAACACACCCACAGCATATTCCCGCTGCAGCACGACCACCACGACTGGCTGGCGGCGGAAGTAGGGGTGGTGGCGCCGTCGGACAGGCTGAAGAAGATACACGGGCACATCCTAACCCTGGTGAAGATGCAGAGAGACAACGTGAGGGACGATATAGACCGGGAAATGAAGTTGGAGGACGAAGCCGATCGTACGCAATCTTGGTACTTGGGGGAACCCTAG